The segment TCGGTGGAGGAGATGCGTGATATCATCGGGGCGGATTCACTGGCATTCTTGAGCCCTGGTGGTATGGTCGAAGCGATCGACCGCCCATTTGACGGTGAAAATCGCGGCCAGTGCATGGCATGCTTCACCGGCAAGTATCCGACGGAAATTTTTCCGGACACGGTGCTGCCTCATGAGAAGTGCTAGGTTAGGAAGGTTTATTTTAGCGGAAAAGTCACAATAACGGTGGGATATGTCACAATAACTGCTGAAAAACTCACAATAACTATCAAAAAAGTCACAATCAGCACCGAAAAAGTCACAATAACACCAAAAATAGTGACAATAACCAGAATTACGAGCGAGACACCCTGGTGGAGTCCCCCTCAATACATCGAGAAACCAAACATAATTACCTTTTTTAAAAAAAGCTTACAAAAAAGCGGCGGGATTTCAAAGATTCGTCGCTTTTCCATTGGAAGGGAGACACGACACATATGGCAAATGCATACAAGCAAGCGGGTGTAGATATAGAAGCGGGCTATGAAGCCGTAACGCGTATGAAAAAGCATGTGGCTAGAACGATGAGGCCAGAAGTGATGGGGGGCCTAGGCGGATTTGGAGGCCTGTTTGACTTATCGGCAGTGAATGTAAAGAACCCGGTGCTCGTATCCGGTACGGATGGTGTCGGGACGAAACTGATGCTCGCTTTTCAGCTCGACAAGCATGACACCATCGGGGTGGATGCAGTTGCGATGTGTGTCAACGATGTCGTCGTTCAAGGCGCGGAGCCACTATATTTTCTAGATTATATTGCATGCGGCAAAGCGGTGCCGGAACGTATCGAGGCCATCGTGAAAGGAATCGCGGATGGCTGTGAGCAGGCAGGGTGTGCATTGGTCGGCGGTGAAACCGCGGAAATGCCTGGCATGTATGAGGACACGGAGTATGACCTGGCTGGATTTACGGTTGGTGTGGTGGAAAAAGAGCGCCTGATCACCGGTGAAAATATCAAACCAGGAAACGTGCTGATCGGACTGAGCTCAAGCGGGATCCACAGCAACGGCTATTCTTTAGTACGAAAAATTGTGTTCGAAAAAGGTAAACTCGATATGAACACGAAGTACGAAGGATTAAGCCGCCCACTTGGCGAAGAGCTACTGACTCCGACGAAAATCTATGTAAAACCGATCCTTGAAGTCCTGAAAAAATTCGACATCAACGGAATGGCCCATATCACTGGCGGCGGATTTATCGAAAATATCCCGCGCATGCTTCCTGAAGGCCTGCAAGCAGAGGTGGATTATGGTACATGGCCGATCCCACCGATCTTTGATCTTTTGCAAGAGGTGGGCGAGCTGAACCGCAAGGAAATGTTCAATATTTTCAACATGGGAATCGGCATGGTGCTTGCGATCAACGAAGAGATTTTACCGGAAGTGGTACGTATCCTGGAAGCGAACGGGGAGAAGGCTTACCTGATTGGCCGCGTCAAAGAGGGAGAAGGAATCACGTTTGGCGGAGGAGAAATCCGATGACAACGAGGATTGCTATTTTCGCATCAGGGAGCGGTTCTAATTTTCAAGCGTTAACGGATGCTTGTCGATCTGGAGAACTGGATGCCACTCCTGCATTGCTTGTCTGTGACAGACCCGGTGCATACGTGGTAGAACGTGCGACGGCAGCAGACATTCCTTACTTTGCATTTGCACCAAAAAGCTACAAGCATAAAGAGGAGTTTGAAGAGCACATCCTTCAGGAGCTAAGTAGATATGAAGTCGACTTTATCGTCTTGGCAGGTTATATGCGCCTGATTGGCCCGACTTTGTTGAGTGGGTATAAAGGCAGGATCGTCAATATCCATCCATCCCTTTTGCCGGCATTCCCTGGCCTTGATGCGGTGGGTCAAGCGCTTGAGTATGGTGTTAAACTGACAGGGGTGACGATCCATTTTGTCGATGAAGGCATGGATACAGGACCGATCATCGCTCAACAGGCAATCGAGCTCGGAGCGGACGACACCCGAGAAACATTAGAAAAGAAAATCCATCAAGTGGAACATACATTTTACCCAAAAACCCTACAACAACTTTTTTCAGTCAAAGGAGAGGCAGCGATACGATGAGAGCATTAGTGAGTGTTTCCAATAAAGAGGGCATCGTCCCATTTGTACAACAATTAGTGGACCTGGGAGTGGAGGTCATCTCCACCGGTGGCACCAAAAAAGTTTTGCAGGATAATGGTGTGAAGGTTATCGGCATATCTGAGGTGACAGATTTTCCTGAAATCCTGGATGGGCGCGTAAAAACCTTGCATCCGATGATTCATGGTGGATTACTCGCGATGCGTGACAACGAAAGCCATAAAGCACAATTAGAGGAGCATGGAATTACTCCAATCGACTTGGTCGTGGTGAACCTCTATCCGTTCAAAGAAACAATCTCCAAAGCGGATTCCACATTTGAAGACGCAATCGAAAACATCGACATCGGCGGTCCGACGATGCTTCGTGCGGCAGCCAAAAACCATAAGGATGTAGCGGTTCTTGTGGACCCTACCGACTATGAAGGAGTAATCGCCGAGCTGAAAGAAAGCGGGAAGGTGGAGGTAGCAACACGCCGTCGGCTTGCAGCAAAAGTATT is part of the Sutcliffiella sp. FSL R7-0096 genome and harbors:
- the purM gene encoding phosphoribosylformylglycinamidine cyclo-ligase, which produces MANAYKQAGVDIEAGYEAVTRMKKHVARTMRPEVMGGLGGFGGLFDLSAVNVKNPVLVSGTDGVGTKLMLAFQLDKHDTIGVDAVAMCVNDVVVQGAEPLYFLDYIACGKAVPERIEAIVKGIADGCEQAGCALVGGETAEMPGMYEDTEYDLAGFTVGVVEKERLITGENIKPGNVLIGLSSSGIHSNGYSLVRKIVFEKGKLDMNTKYEGLSRPLGEELLTPTKIYVKPILEVLKKFDINGMAHITGGGFIENIPRMLPEGLQAEVDYGTWPIPPIFDLLQEVGELNRKEMFNIFNMGIGMVLAINEEILPEVVRILEANGEKAYLIGRVKEGEGITFGGGEIR
- the purN gene encoding phosphoribosylglycinamide formyltransferase, whose amino-acid sequence is MTTRIAIFASGSGSNFQALTDACRSGELDATPALLVCDRPGAYVVERATAADIPYFAFAPKSYKHKEEFEEHILQELSRYEVDFIVLAGYMRLIGPTLLSGYKGRIVNIHPSLLPAFPGLDAVGQALEYGVKLTGVTIHFVDEGMDTGPIIAQQAIELGADDTRETLEKKIHQVEHTFYPKTLQQLFSVKGEAAIR